The following proteins come from a genomic window of Micromonospora echinofusca:
- a CDS encoding ParB N-terminal domain-containing protein, giving the protein MSDVDDLPLDPRMMTVRPQDLTLLEVNARYMRKEQYDRLVANIRRDGCLTSVPLVWHDVDGDRKVVLSGNHRVQASIDAGLAEITVMVVQQKLSRARQVALQLSHNAIAGEDDPATLKQLYEELDDVDWRAYSGLDDKQLDLLAQVDLEGLSEANLDFATVQLVFLPHELDAARASFDEARKLVQADARWLAGYGDYEATLDALATAHGAHNVGNVATALGLILAVFERHLGELRDGVWFDPESGEHIGNANRLVPIETVMETRSMPADAAAVLARAVDQLVRKGEVPADQRWRALEYLAADYLAG; this is encoded by the coding sequence GTGAGCGACGTCGACGACCTGCCCCTGGACCCGCGGATGATGACCGTCCGGCCGCAGGACCTGACGCTGCTGGAGGTCAACGCGCGCTACATGCGCAAGGAGCAGTACGACCGCCTGGTGGCGAACATCAGGCGCGACGGCTGCCTCACCAGCGTGCCGCTCGTCTGGCACGACGTCGACGGCGACCGAAAGGTGGTGCTGTCCGGCAACCACCGCGTCCAGGCGTCGATCGACGCCGGCCTGGCCGAGATCACCGTGATGGTCGTGCAGCAGAAGCTGTCGCGCGCCCGACAGGTCGCGCTCCAGCTCTCGCACAACGCGATCGCCGGCGAGGACGACCCGGCCACGTTGAAACAGCTGTACGAGGAGCTGGACGACGTGGACTGGCGGGCCTACTCGGGCCTGGACGACAAGCAGCTCGACCTGCTCGCGCAGGTCGACCTGGAGGGCCTGTCCGAGGCGAACCTGGACTTCGCCACCGTGCAGCTCGTGTTCCTGCCCCACGAGCTGGACGCCGCCCGCGCCTCGTTCGACGAGGCCCGCAAGCTCGTCCAGGCCGACGCCCGCTGGCTCGCCGGATACGGCGACTACGAAGCCACCCTGGACGCGCTCGCGACCGCCCACGGCGCCCACAACGTCGGCAACGTCGCCACCGCCCTCGGCCTCATCCTCGCCGTGTTCGAGCGGCACCTCGGCGAGCTGCGCGACGGCGTGTGGTTCGACCCGGAGTCCGGCGAGCACATCGGCAACGCGAACCGCCTCGTGCCGATCGAGACGGTGATGGAGACGCGCTCGATGCCCGCCGACGCCGCCGCCGTCCTGGCCCGCGCCGTCGACCAGCTCGTCCGCAAGGGCGAGGTGCCCGCCGACCAGCGGTGGCGCGCCCTGGAATACCTGGCCGCCGACTACCTCGCCGGCTGA
- a CDS encoding Acb2/Tad1 domain-containing protein has protein sequence MTGNTSDVYAGLDERQAAELDRRCDHHPPRNLEQAERHQAWRSAVKALMAEAMRTLPAGRETSLALTALDDALMYGNAAIARPPMPRGRTAGH, from the coding sequence ATGACCGGGAATACCAGCGACGTGTACGCCGGCCTCGACGAGCGGCAGGCCGCCGAACTCGACCGCCGCTGCGACCACCACCCGCCCCGCAACCTGGAGCAGGCCGAGCGCCACCAGGCGTGGCGCAGCGCGGTAAAGGCGTTGATGGCCGAAGCGATGCGGACCCTGCCCGCCGGCCGGGAGACGTCCCTCGCCCTGACCGCCCTCGACGACGCCCTCATGTACGGCAACGCGGCGATCGCCCGCCCTCCGATGCCGCGCGGACGCACCGCCGGCCACTGA